The window GTGCACGGCGCCAAGGTCCGGCGCCCGGAGACGACCGACGACGCGAATGCCCGGGACGTCCGGGAACTCGACCAGGACGAGCACGAACGGCACCTCCATACCGGGAAACCACGGGTTCTCATTCACGGTGTAGCTGTAGATCCGCCCCGGTGCGTCGACAACCACGGCTCGCATGTCCCGGCCCTGGCAACGGGCGCACACTCCACGGGCGGGAAACACGTTGTGACCGCATGACGCGCAACGCTCGATCACCAACTCGCCGCGGGCGGCGCCGTCCCAGAAGGGCTGCGTCTCGGGAGTGATGGCCGGGAGGACGCCCTTCATCGGCCGACCCCCGACGTC of the Sporichthya polymorpha DSM 43042 genome contains:
- a CDS encoding Zn-ribbon domain-containing OB-fold protein, producing the protein MRAVVVDAPGRIYSYTVNENPWFPGMEVPFVLVLVEFPDVPGIRVVGRLRAPDLGAVHIGATVGVGFEPGPGELSIPSFVLDAA